The Luteimonas galliterrae DNA window CTACGGCTACTCGCCGCAGAATTTGGGCGACGTGCTGGCGGCGTACCTGGTGATCAGCTGGGAAATCGTCAACGGCGCCGATTCGAACGAACGACCCGCGGGCCAGCGCGCGGTGCGCCGGCAGCTGGCAGGCGCGCTGGCGTCGGTGCCGTCGATCGCGAAGATGAGCGACGCGCAGAAGCAATCGCAGGCCGAACGCACGGCTTATCTGACGATGATCGCCGGCTCCGCTTACCAGGCCTTGAAGAACGGCAGCAATCCGGCGCAGCTTGCGGACCTGCAGCGCAACGTCCGCAAGGATTTGCTGAAATCGGGCGTGGATCTCAAGCGACTGGAGCTGACCGACGGCGGCCTAGTCGAACGCTGAAGCGCATGCGCCCCGCTTCCGCCCTGTAGAGCGGAGCTTGCTCCGCTGCCTTGGCTTGGGGGTTATGGCGACCTGCTGGCCGTTCCGGCCGG harbors:
- a CDS encoding DUF6683 family protein, translated to MNLAAGPRRCRAWLAALLCLLALSGAAAAQDLKSSLDAALSKPAPAQAPADAVRKLAFSRDAAVTAREREAIIAHLGQQPGAAEMTPAIRSGKLMQSFDRLLQRYGYSPQNLGDVLAAYLVISWEIVNGADSNERPAGQRAVRRQLAGALASVPSIAKMSDAQKQSQAERTAYLTMIAGSAYQALKNGSNPAQLADLQRNVRKDLLKSGVDLKRLELTDGGLVER